The Cylindrospermum stagnale PCC 7417 genome segment ACGGCACTAACGCCTCTCTATGCCTGTTTTAGCCTCGGACTTGGTGTGAGTTTAGTGATGATTCATATCTACATGGAACCGCTGCACCGACTTTTGCAAGCCTTTTGGGCGATTGGTAGCATCACATCAATAGTTTTGGCACTTTCTAGCAGTACACCTTTAGCTGTCACCGTTTACAATCAACCCCTTACTTTATTTGGAGTCGGTTGTACCTTTGCTGCTTTGACAGGCATTTATTTCAAAGAAGCTTTTTGCTTCAATCGTCTAGAAACTAAGGTATTAACCCCACTCGTGCCGTTACTTTTGCTAGGGCATTTGCTAGGAATTTTACCAACACAAGCAGAACAGTTTTTATTAGGCATTTGGGCGATTTTATTTTTAGTGTTTGCCCTGCGTAAGGTAGTCCAAGCAATTCCTCCAGATATTGGCGATAAATCTGTATTTACTTATTTGCATGAACAACGTTCAGCAAAAGTTTAAAAATAAATTTCATGACAATACCAGATAATCTCTATGAATTGCCCCAAAATCTTCTAGTTCCAGTTGATGATGGAGCTTGTAACCATCTTTTAGGAATGCAAATTCCTTCTGTTCCCTTGATGTCAACAGCAGGAAAAATTGTCGATTTAGCCTGCCTAACTGCCAGAACAGTGGTGTACTGCTATCCACGCACCGGTAGACCTGATCAAGACCTGCCTCAAGGTTGGAATGAAATTCCAGGAGCTAGAGGATGTACACCACAGTCTTGTGCATTTAGAGATTATTATCAAGATTTACAAGCACTTGGTGCAATGGTTTTTGGTCTCAGCACACAGAATACAGAATATCAGCAAGAGGCAATTGAGCGGCTTCACCTCCCCTTTGAATTATTGAGCGATTTAGAACTAGCTTTGACGAAAGCTTTAAAATTACCAACTTTTGAAATAGAGTCGATGACCTTGATTAAGAGGCTAACATTAATCATCTTTGATGGGCAAATTCAAAAAGTATTTTATCCTGTATTTCCACCAAATCAAAATGCAGAAAAAGTAATTAATTGGCTTTCGGAAAACCAGGAATAATTTTTTTTTAATTTCTAATTAACTTCCTAGTAGTTTTAACAATGCTGCTCGATAAATGTTTAGACCTTCAGCATTAAGATGGTGGCCATCACTGGTTAAATTCTCTTTGAGAACATTATTTTCATAAAGCGGTGCTACACCTTCTGCTGCAACTGTCACTTTTTCGGTTGCTGCAACTTGAGTAATCAAAGCATTAATTTTTTCGACTCTAGACAGTGGGGCGGCTTTGTTTGGATCTAAGCTAGCTGCGACTGTTGAGTAAAAGGCAGGAATGAGAAAAATCTCTTTAGTTCCCGTGGCGCGGACAAGTGCAATCGCCTCTTGCAGCTTTTGGACGAATAACTCATCACTCATCCCATACCAAGCATCATTTCCCCCAATAGCAATCACGGTTTTTTGGCATTTCGCATTGGTAGGAATTAAACGTTGCAGTTGTTCTACTAATGAAATTGTACTCACACCATTGAAAGCAAAGTTAAAAGTGCCTTCACCAAGACTATTGCCAAGTCCAGCAGAAATAGAATCACCAAATAAACAACCTGAGAATTTCTTATCTTGGGTAGCAAATGTCTGATATTGCAGTTCAAGTTGCCATAAAGGTGAAGCAGTTAAATTATCTTTTGGTGGCGGATTAGTTGAACCAGCAGGTAACTTGGGCATTCTGAGTAACTTTGAAGTTTTTGCCAAGTCAATTACTATTCTGTTACTAGGATAAGCTTCGAGAAAGCTGATTATTCCCAAGCCTTCTGGTGAGGTGGCTCCGAGGACAAGGGCAGATTTTAGTGCAGGGATACCTGCTTGATCACGACGGGCAATAGTTGGGGAATAAACATTTAAAAATTGCTCGCCAATTTGGGTATTTACTAATTTACTAAAAGCCCCAATATCAAGAAACTTCTTTACCTGAAGAACGCCTTGGAACATCTGTTTCTCTTTCGGTTTGAGGTAACTCAGAAAAGATTGTAGCTCGCTAGAAACTTGTTGTGTTTCAGCATACCTGCGGAGATCTGCCACAGGCAGCGATTGCTCCAACAAACCGTATCTGAGAACAATTGTTTTAGCTGCCAAACTAGGTAATGAACCAAAAAGACTATCTAGAAGTAAGGGAATTAAGCAACCAGATAAGCTTAAAAGAAGGCGAGAGGGATATTTTATCACTGAAGATAGATGCTTCCATCATGGGTTTTCTTCCCTATCTTCGCCTGTTTCCCTGATACTTTAACAGACAAATCTAATTTGGGAATAATTAAGCCAGTGGATGTGAGGATGTAAAAGTGGTAGAAGAACGTGCTTACTGGCTAGCTTGGGCGCAAATTTCCGGGATTGGGCCAGTATTGCTGCAACGGTTGCAACAGCATTTTGGTAATTTGGGGACAGCGTGGAAAGCTAGTGCAGCAGAGT includes the following:
- a CDS encoding alpha/beta hydrolase; translated protein: MIKYPSRLLLSLSGCLIPLLLDSLFGSLPSLAAKTIVLRYGLLEQSLPVADLRRYAETQQVSSELQSFLSYLKPKEKQMFQGVLQVKKFLDIGAFSKLVNTQIGEQFLNVYSPTIARRDQAGIPALKSALVLGATSPEGLGIISFLEAYPSNRIVIDLAKTSKLLRMPKLPAGSTNPPPKDNLTASPLWQLELQYQTFATQDKKFSGCLFGDSISAGLGNSLGEGTFNFAFNGVSTISLVEQLQRLIPTNAKCQKTVIAIGGNDAWYGMSDELFVQKLQEAIALVRATGTKEIFLIPAFYSTVAASLDPNKAAPLSRVEKINALITQVAATEKVTVAAEGVAPLYENNVLKENLTSDGHHLNAEGLNIYRAALLKLLGS
- a CDS encoding peroxiredoxin, translating into MTIPDNLYELPQNLLVPVDDGACNHLLGMQIPSVPLMSTAGKIVDLACLTARTVVYCYPRTGRPDQDLPQGWNEIPGARGCTPQSCAFRDYYQDLQALGAMVFGLSTQNTEYQQEAIERLHLPFELLSDLELALTKALKLPTFEIESMTLIKRLTLIIFDGQIQKVFYPVFPPNQNAEKVINWLSENQE
- a CDS encoding DUF2301 domain-containing membrane protein, whose amino-acid sequence is MTTQTGSAPLIYQGQFGEFTINQSDRQSVIIYRTGLMVAALSFAIASALVLFNPQPAVFTALTPLYACFSLGLGVSLVMIHIYMEPLHRLLQAFWAIGSITSIVLALSSSTPLAVTVYNQPLTLFGVGCTFAALTGIYFKEAFCFNRLETKVLTPLVPLLLLGHLLGILPTQAEQFLLGIWAILFLVFALRKVVQAIPPDIGDKSVFTYLHEQRSAKV